A DNA window from Odocoileus virginianus isolate 20LAN1187 ecotype Illinois unplaced genomic scaffold, Ovbor_1.2 Unplaced_Contig_2, whole genome shotgun sequence contains the following coding sequences:
- the LOC110152345 gene encoding serine protease 44-like — MVPWAEAGADGPHSRPLLFSGEGARPREDSAVSRAVAEAPSAPEHLKPEEVPTAPGLPTPPAAVLRTPPRFGERFLRGACGHRKMRIIGGMPAPERKWPWQVSLRINNEHMCGGSLIAPQWILTAAHCIFGFEEYTVRMGSVLLHPQSGMAIPVQDIVCHSFYDVRTLSNDIALVLLAHSVNYSAFIQPVCLPEKNFEAEAGTRCWVTGWGRQMADAIVLPENLQETDQILLRHTLCNAKLQTELGYRRMLVRKGMICGYHEDLKSPCKGDSGGPLVCEFNDTWVQVGIVSWGVACGRSELPIVYTEVSSYKDWIMDHIIKVSSCASAGFFILSLSLVLPLGILVTL; from the exons ATGGTGCCCTGGGCAGAGGCCGGTGCTGACGGGCCGCACTCCAGGCCGCTCCTTTTTTCAGGTGAGGGTGCCAGGCCCAGAGAGGATTCTGCCGTGAGCCGCGCAGTCGCAGAGGCCCCCTCGGCTCCGGAACACCTGAAACCTGAGGAGGTTCCAACAGCTCCAGGGCTGCCTACACCCCCAGCGGCCGTTCTGCGGACCCCTCCTCGCTTTGGAGAGCGGTTTCTACGAG GAGCATGTGGCCATCGGAAAATGAGGATAATTGGTGGGATGCCAGCCCCAGAGAGAAAGTGGCCCTGGCAAGTGAGCCTGCGGATCAACAATGAACATATGTGTGGAGGCTCCCTCATTGCCCCACAGTGGATCCTGACTGCAGCGCACTGCATATTTGG CTTTGAGGAATACACAGTGCGGATGGGAAGCGTGTTGTTACATCCCCAATCGGGAATGGCCATTCCAGTTCAAGACATCGTTTGCCATAGCTTTTATGATGTTAGAACTTTGAGTAATGACATTGCCCTTGTTCTGCTGGCCCACTCTGTGAATTATTCTGCATTCATCCAGCCAGTGTGTCTCCCTGAAAAGAATTTTGAAGCGGAAGCTGGGACACGGTGCTGGGTAACTGGATGGGGCCGACAGATGGCAGACG CCATAGTGCTGCCAGAAAATCTTCAGGAGACTGACCAAATCCTTCTTCGCCACACGTTATGTAATGCGAAATTGCAGACAGAGTTAGGATATCGTCGCATGTTAGTTCGAAAAGGGATGATCTGTGGCTATCACGAAGATCTTAAAAGCCCCTGCAAG ggaGATTCTGGGGGTCCCCTGGTCTGTGAGTTTAATGACACCTGGGTCCAGGTGGGGATTGTGAGTTGGGGCGTTGCCTGTGGTCGCAGTGAATTGCCTATAGTTTATACCGAAGTTAGCTCGTACAAGGACTGGATCATGGATCACATCATTAAGGTGTCCTCTTGTGCCTCAGCTGGGTTCTTTATCCTGTCGCTGTCTCTGGTGTTGCCCCTGGGCATCCTAGTGACCCTGTGA